The DNA region AAATAAATATAAATTTTGAGGATGAAATCATAGATGCAATGATGGTTTATCAAAATGGTAAAAGTAGATTAGAGGAATAAATTGGAATTAGTATCTCTCATAATAATTTTTGTTTTAGCGCTTTTTATTGGATATGAAATTATAACTAAGGTTCCACCAACATTACACACTCCACTTATGTCTGGATCTAATGCAATTTCTGGAGTAGTTATTGTTGGTGCAATAATTATTGCTTCTAATACTCACAGTACTCTTGCAACCATTTTTTCTGTGATTGGAATTATACTTGCTACAGTAAATGTTGTAGGTGGATTTTTAGTTACTGATAGGATGCTTGCTATGTTCAAAAAGAGTAAGAAATAAATGGAGATTTAATTGATAGATATATCGTCAAATATTGAAAATATTCTTTATCTTTTATCGGCTGCTTTATTCATTTTAGGAATAAAGAGACTTGCTTCACCTGCTACCGCTAGGAACGGTAATAGACTTTCATCTATAGCAATGCTAATTGCAATAGTTGTAACTGTTCTAAAATATACAGATACTAACATCGAATGGATAATATTAGGTCTTATAATTGGATCAATTATTGGACTCACTCTTTCTAGATATGTACAGATGACAGCAATGCCCCAACTTGTTGCTGTATTTAATGCTTTTGGAGGTGCAGCTAGTGCAATTGTAGCAATGTATGAACTAATATACGGTGAAGGTTCAAATTCAGCTATTTTTACAATAGCTTCAGTAGCTTTTGCATCAATTATTGGATCAGTTACTCTAACTGGATCATTTATAGCATTTGGTAAGCTACAAGAATTGATTACTACAAGACCCCTACTTTTGCCCTTAAGAAATATGATAAATATTATTTTACTTATATCTATCTTAGTTTTATCTGTACTTTTATGTATCCCGGAAACATATGATGTAAATTATTTATATATCATTGCAGGACTCTCACTAATCTTTGGAGTTTTAATAGTTATACCAATTGGTGGAGCTGATATGCCTGTCGTTGTTGCACTATTAAATTCATACTCAGGAATTGCCGGGGCAGGGGCAGGATTTGTACTTGGAAATCCAGTTTTGATAATATCAGGATCTTTAGTAGGAGCTTCAGGCTTAATATTAACTAGAATAATGACTAAGGCTATGAACAGATCATTGCTAAATGTAATGTTGGGTGGATTTGGAGTAGAAGAAGGTTCCTCTGCAATTGGAGAAGAAGAAACTAGGCCAGTTACATCTTTGACTAGTGAAGATGCTGCAATGATTCTATCTTATGCTGAAAGTGTAATTATTGTTCCAGGTTATGGATTAGCGGTAGCTCAGGCTCAACATCAAATTAATGAATTATCAAACCTTCTTAAGGATAAAAATGTTTCGATAAAATATGCAATACATCCTGTTGCAGGAAGAATGCCTGGTCATATGAATGTGCTTTTAGCAGAAGCAAATGTACCA from Dehalococcoidia bacterium includes:
- a CDS encoding NAD(P)(+) transhydrogenase (Re/Si-specific) subunit beta, with protein sequence MSSNIENILYLLSAALFILGIKRLASPATARNGNRLSSIAMLIAIVVTVLKYTDTNIEWIILGLIIGSIIGLTLSRYVQMTAMPQLVAVFNAFGGAASAIVAMYELIYGEGSNSAIFTIASVAFASIIGSVTLTGSFIAFGKLQELITTRPLLLPLRNMINIILLISILVLSVLLCIPETYDVNYLYIIAGLSLIFGVLIVIPIGGADMPVVVALLNSYSGIAGAGAGFVLGNPVLIISGSLVGASGLILTRIMTKAMNRSLLNVMLGGFGVEEGSSAIGEEETRPVTSLTSEDAAMILSYAESVIIVPGYGLAVAQAQHQINELSNLLKDKNVSIKYAIHPVAGRMPGHMNVLLAEANVPYDELKDLDEINSEFERTDVAVVVGANDVTNPNARTDTSSPIYGMPILNVDKAKSVIVLKRSMASGFSGVQNELFFLDKTNMLFGDAKDSIEGMIRLRSSGFCRFFSCFLSLTT
- a CDS encoding NAD(P) transhydrogenase subunit alpha → MELVSLIIIFVLALFIGYEIITKVPPTLHTPLMSGSNAISGVVIVGAIIIASNTHSTLATIFSVIGIILATVNVVGGFLVTDRMLAMFKKSKK